A window of the Bacteriovorax sp. PP10 genome harbors these coding sequences:
- the pheS gene encoding phenylalanine--tRNA ligase subunit alpha gives MSHDLEKVKQDFLGKLSTLNKEADILNLKSEYVGKSGVVSEMLKSLKDMNPEERKAFGPKANELKDFINDQAGLQLSKIEVVEINKKLAADRIDISLTDNIQTKTIKSGGFHPRTIIQQEIEDIFLSMGFDVLDGPHIEDEFHNFEALNIPADHPARDMQDTFWFHDPHNTPEGTKKFLLRTHTSNIQVRGMLSRKPPFRFIAPGVVFRSERTDASHEMVFTQLEGMMVGKDISVANLIYFMKTILREIFKKDVEVRLRPGFFPFVEPGFELDISCLICGGKGCSVCKQIGWVELLPCGMIHPNVLKAGGIDPNEYNGFAFGLGLDRLVMMRYGIDDIRHLQSGDLRFNSQFKLF, from the coding sequence ATGAGTCACGATCTGGAAAAAGTAAAACAGGACTTTCTTGGTAAGCTTTCAACGCTTAACAAAGAGGCCGACATATTAAATCTCAAATCAGAGTACGTTGGTAAATCCGGCGTTGTTTCTGAAATGCTAAAATCTCTTAAGGATATGAACCCTGAAGAGCGCAAAGCTTTCGGCCCTAAAGCAAATGAGCTAAAAGATTTCATCAACGATCAAGCTGGTCTTCAACTTTCAAAAATCGAAGTCGTTGAAATTAACAAAAAATTAGCAGCAGATAGAATCGACATCAGCTTAACTGACAACATTCAAACAAAAACTATTAAGAGCGGTGGTTTTCACCCGAGAACAATCATCCAGCAAGAAATCGAAGACATCTTCCTTTCAATGGGATTCGATGTTCTAGACGGCCCTCATATAGAGGACGAATTCCACAACTTCGAAGCTCTAAACATTCCAGCTGATCACCCAGCTCGCGATATGCAAGATACTTTCTGGTTCCACGATCCACACAACACACCAGAAGGAACAAAAAAATTCTTATTAAGAACTCACACAAGTAATATTCAGGTGCGCGGAATGCTTTCTCGCAAACCACCATTCAGATTTATTGCTCCAGGTGTAGTTTTCCGTTCAGAGAGAACAGACGCTTCTCACGAAATGGTTTTCACTCAGCTTGAAGGAATGATGGTTGGAAAAGACATCTCTGTCGCTAATCTAATTTACTTTATGAAAACAATATTAAGAGAAATCTTTAAAAAAGACGTTGAAGTTCGCCTTCGTCCAGGATTCTTCCCATTCGTTGAACCTGGTTTCGAGTTAGATATCAGCTGCCTTATCTGCGGTGGAAAAGGCTGTTCAGTTTGTAAGCAAATCGGTTGGGTAGAATTACTTCCATGCGGAATGATTCATCCAAACGTTTTAAAAGCTGGTGGAATTGATCCAAACGAATACAACGGATTCGCTTTTGGTCTGGGCCTTGATCGCTTAGTCATGATGAGATACGGAATCGATGATATCCGTCACCTTCAAAGCGGCGACCTACGTTTCAACTCACAATTTAAATTATTTTAG
- a CDS encoding bifunctional heptose 7-phosphate kinase/heptose 1-phosphate adenyltransferase, which produces MKNLITLKRFTEITNKFSSIAPIVVVGDVGIDKYTFGEVKRISPEAPVPVLEVTKEWLKLGLAANISHNLKTLGVQSTLCGVVGEDNNANVFDTLLEDEKLNTWGIVRTKSRPTIFKERVTTNTQQICRIDYESSEDINEETEKKLIARFDEFAKTHGAVIIEDYAKGSLTKNVIAYLIAKFKEEKKLVAVDPGKSTPPLFYKGANLLKPNLLEAKAMVASLGYKENNLEAMASILVDKLELDMLVITLGGDGMALLDVKNQPKMKIIPTVANEVFDVSGAGDTAISALTSSLLAGATLEEAAWIGNCASGVVVAKKGTATVDLKELHHFYNQLAAKMSH; this is translated from the coding sequence ATGAAAAATTTAATTACGCTAAAACGTTTCACAGAAATCACTAACAAGTTCAGTTCAATCGCTCCCATCGTTGTCGTCGGTGACGTCGGAATTGATAAGTACACTTTTGGTGAAGTAAAAAGAATTTCTCCAGAAGCTCCTGTTCCTGTTTTAGAAGTAACTAAAGAATGGCTTAAATTAGGTCTCGCGGCCAACATCTCCCACAACCTGAAAACATTGGGAGTTCAATCAACTCTATGTGGTGTGGTTGGAGAAGATAACAACGCCAACGTTTTCGATACACTTTTAGAAGACGAAAAATTAAACACATGGGGAATCGTCAGAACAAAATCCCGCCCGACAATTTTCAAAGAAAGAGTGACGACTAATACTCAACAGATCTGCCGTATCGATTACGAATCATCTGAAGACATCAATGAAGAAACAGAAAAAAAATTAATCGCGCGTTTTGATGAGTTTGCAAAAACTCACGGTGCCGTCATTATCGAAGACTATGCAAAAGGATCACTGACAAAAAACGTGATCGCTTATTTAATTGCAAAGTTTAAAGAAGAAAAAAAACTCGTAGCTGTAGACCCGGGTAAATCAACACCACCATTGTTTTACAAAGGGGCCAATCTTTTAAAGCCAAATCTTTTAGAAGCAAAGGCCATGGTTGCCAGCCTTGGTTACAAAGAAAATAACTTAGAGGCCATGGCCTCTATCCTGGTTGATAAACTTGAACTCGATATGCTGGTGATCACTTTAGGTGGCGACGGTATGGCCTTACTAGATGTAAAAAACCAACCGAAAATGAAAATCATCCCAACGGTTGCCAATGAAGTCTTCGACGTCTCAGGTGCCGGTGATACAGCTATCAGTGCACTGACATCATCACTTTTAGCTGGAGCAACTCTGGAAGAAGCCGCATGGATCGGAAACTGTGCTTCTGGTGTAGTTGTTGCCAAGAAGGGAACAGCGACAGTTGATCTAAAAGAACTGCACCATTTCTACAATCAGCTAGCAGCGAAAATGTCTCACTAG
- a CDS encoding glycosyltransferase family 9 protein: MKVLINRSDAIGDSILTSGMAKMIKDKHPEAKIVFLIAAKSADVFKHHPYIDEVRIYHRNARFYLKIREILKLFTELRPTHYFYVGGGYLPNFVAWLTRVPFRGGLKSRWHTYLFLNKGTRQKRSMVSMHEMEYNLNLLAPMGIDYSYQDKQKFSPDIILTPEEITNGMEQFNHDLKDAGIIPGRKMIFIHPGMTGHTLNWSSRNYGRLILKLEQKFPEKFLFVVSHTPSDHLYLQGMKEILDKKENEFLKDRIYYFNGIKNGLRQYMSVLSQAALFVGPSTGTTHIASVLGVPVVGLYSPIKIQSALRWGPVSKNLDKTKILVPDVICGEIKKCAERACPYYECMGKIEVEDVVKQATAIMEL; encoded by the coding sequence TCACGTCAGGAATGGCGAAGATGATTAAAGATAAACACCCTGAAGCTAAGATTGTTTTTTTGATCGCTGCCAAGTCTGCTGATGTTTTTAAACATCATCCATACATCGACGAAGTTCGAATTTATCACCGCAATGCCCGCTTCTATTTAAAAATCAGAGAAATCTTAAAACTTTTTACAGAACTTAGACCAACACACTATTTTTATGTTGGTGGTGGGTATCTTCCTAATTTCGTCGCATGGCTTACTCGAGTTCCTTTTAGAGGAGGACTGAAGTCCAGATGGCACACTTATTTATTCTTAAATAAGGGAACCAGACAAAAGCGCTCGATGGTGTCGATGCATGAGATGGAGTACAACCTTAATCTACTTGCTCCCATGGGGATTGATTACAGCTATCAGGACAAACAAAAATTTTCTCCCGATATCATTTTAACTCCAGAAGAAATTACAAATGGCATGGAGCAATTCAATCATGACCTAAAAGATGCAGGGATTATTCCCGGCAGAAAAATGATTTTTATCCATCCAGGTATGACCGGCCATACATTAAACTGGTCATCAAGAAACTACGGACGCTTAATTTTAAAACTGGAACAAAAATTTCCGGAAAAATTCCTCTTCGTCGTTTCACACACTCCAAGTGATCATTTATACCTTCAAGGCATGAAAGAGATCCTGGATAAAAAAGAAAACGAATTCCTAAAAGATAGAATCTACTATTTTAATGGAATCAAAAACGGTCTTCGCCAGTACATGAGCGTTTTAAGTCAGGCCGCTTTATTTGTCGGACCGAGTACGGGAACCACTCATATTGCTTCTGTTCTAGGAGTCCCGGTTGTTGGTCTTTATTCACCAATAAAAATTCAATCGGCCCTTCGTTGGGGACCGGTTTCTAAGAATCTTGATAAAACAAAAATTCTAGTCCCCGATGTTATTTGTGGGGAAATAAAAAAATGTGCTGAAAGGGCATGTCCATATTATGAATGTATGGGCAAGATTGAAGTTGAAGACGTGGTAAAGCAGGCCACCGCAATTATGGAATTATAA